One genomic window of Nicotiana sylvestris chromosome 10, ASM39365v2, whole genome shotgun sequence includes the following:
- the LOC104216480 gene encoding probable L-cysteine desulfhydrase, chloroplastic, producing the protein MFSSPKLRYENGPTTTSKPESKPITGTEIEAEFSHHDLTVARINNGSFGSCPLSIISAQQQWQLQFLKQPDYFYFNTFKPSMLKSRTLIQSLVNAEDVDEISIVDNATTAAAIVLQHVTWSFFTSNFQPGDAAVMLHYAYGSVKKSVQAYVARAGGKVIEVQLPFPLLSNEEIITEFDKALKMGKINGGKIRLAVIDHITSMPSVVIPVKELVKMCRDEGVDIIFVDGAHAIGNVEVDVGDIGADFYTSNLHKWFFSPPSAAFLYCKKSDKVLDLHHPVVSIEYGNGLPIESAWIGTRDYSAQLVIPEVLEFVNRFEGGIEGIRRRNHDKVVEMAEMLVKAWGTKLGTPPEMCSSMAMVGMPACLGISSDSDALKLRTHLRVLFKVEVPIYYRAALEEEVNPITGYARISHQVYNTIEDYYRFRDAIIKLANDGFKLGRGDQAGYGAASNFRGHGP; encoded by the coding sequence ATGTTTTCCTCCCCTAAACTCCGCTATGAAAATGGCCCAACAACCACCTCAAAACCCGAATCTAAACCCATAACCGGAACCGAAATTGAGGCAGAGTTCTCACACCACGACCTCACCGTAGCCCGAATCAACAATGGCAGCTTCGGATCATGCCCGTTATCAATAATCTCTGCCCAACAACAATGGCAACTCCAATTCCTTAAACAACCCGATTACTTCTACTTCAACACCTTCAAACCCTCCATGCTTAAATCTCGTACCTTAATCCAATCCTTAGTCAACGCCGAAGATGTCGACGAAATCTCCATCGTCGATAACGCCACCACTGCCGCCGCAATCGTCCTCCAACATGTCACTTGGTCTTTCTTTACTTCCAATTTTCAACCCGGTGATGCCGCCGTTATGCTCCATTACGCTTATGGTTCCGTTAAAAAATCCGTTCAGGCGTATGTTGCACGCGCCGGCGGCAAGGTAATTGAGGTCCAGTTACCTTTTCCGTTATTGTCGAATGAAGAAATTATTACTGAATTTGATAAAGCTCTTAAAATGGGGAAAATAAATGGAGGGAAAATTAGGTTAGCTGTAATTGATCATATTACTTCTATGCCTAGTGTTGTTATACCTGTTAAggaacttgttaagatgtgtagAGATGAAGGCGTTGATATTATTTTTGTTGATGGTGCTCATGCTATTGGAAATGTTGAAGTTGATGTAGGTGATATTGGAGCTGATTTTTATACTAGTAATTTGCATAAATGGTTTTTTTCTCCGCCTTCCGCGGCATTTTTGTATTGTAAGAAATCGGATAAGGTATTGGATTTGCATCATCCTGTGGTATCAATTGAGTATGGGAACGGGTTGCCAATTGAGAGTGCTTGGATAGGGACGAGGGATTATAGTGCACAATTGGTTATTCCGGAGGTACTGGAGTTTGTGAACAGGTTTGAAGGCGGGATTGAGGGGATAAGGAGAAGGAATCATGATAAGGTTGTTGAAATGGCGGAGATGTTGGTGAAGGCGTGGGGGACGAAATTGGGGACGCCACCAGAAATGTGTTCGAGTATGGCCATGGTGGGAATGCCTGCCTGTTTAGGGATTTCTAGTGATTCGGATGCTTTAAAGTTGAGGACTCATTTGAGGGTTTTGTTCAAGGTTGAGGTTCCGATATATTACAGAGCGGCATTGGAAGAGGAGGTAAATCCGATAACAGGTTATGCTAGGATCTCCCATCAAGTTTACAATACCATCGAGGATTATTATAGGTTTCGAGATGCCATTATCAAGCTTGCGAACGATGGTTTCAAATTGgggcgaggtgatcaggcaggatatggagCGGCTTcaaatttccgaggacatggcccttga